The window CCACTGCGACGTCGGGTCGCAGGAAGGCCGGCGCGAGCGGCGCCAGCGCCTCCAGGTCGTCGAGCGCCTCGAGTGCGAGCTCGGCGAGGTCGGCCGAGGTGCGGGCGGCGGCGGACCCGGCGGAGCGCACCGCCTCGTCCCGGGGCTCGCCGCGCGGCTCGTGGTAGGCGGCCCCGAACTCGGCCGACTCCCGCGCGTCGACGTCGGCGAGATCGAGGGCGCGTTCGCGGCGGGCATCCGCTCTCTCGGCGATCGCCCTGGCGGCCAGCGGATGCTCGTGCCGCGAGTACCCCGCCACCATCGCCGTCAGCGCGCACGCCATGCCCAGCATCACGCCCGACGCCGCCCCGCCGCCCGGGTCGCCCACGGGCTCGGCCAGGCGGCCCAGCCACGCGCGGACCGACGCCCCGCCGGTGGTCGCGCCGATCTCGTCGCCCATCGGCATCCGCCTCTCGTATCGTGCGTCGCCGCCGGAGGGCGATCGCGGTGCGGGTGGTTCGGCTGCTGCCGGTGCGAGGTGAGGCGGCCCCGGGTTAACCGCGGTCGACGAGCTCCTGGTAGTCGGGGTGGGCGTCGATGAAGTGGGCCACGAAGGTGCACTGCGGCACCACGGTGAGGGCGCTCGAGGTGCGCACGTCGTCGAGGGCGTACTCGACCAGGGCTCCCGCGAGGCCGGCCTTGCGGCGGCGGGGGTCGACCTCGGTGCGGGTGAAGACGATGCGGGAGCCTTCGAGCCGGTAGTCGGCGAACCCGGCGACCTGATCGTCGAGGGCGATCGTGTAGCGGTTCTGCCCGGGCTCGTTGCGGATCATGGTGCTCATCGGGGGCGACGATACGCCGCCGACCTTGGAACTGCCAGAATTGCACAATGCCTGTCGCCGGATCGCCCGAAGCCGGATCATCCGATACCGACGCGCCCGCCGCCCGATCGCCCCTCGACGAATTCGCCGACGACGCCCGGGGCGAGGGGCTCGTCGTCCACGCCGACAACCTGCCCGTGCTCGGCGCCTTCCCCGACGGCTCGTTCACGCTGATCTACCTCGACCCGCCCTTCAACACCGGGCGCGCGCAGGCGCGTCGCTCGACCACGGTCAAGCGGGTGCCGCTGCCTGAGGCGGTGGGCGAGCATCCGGATGCCGCAGCCCCCGTCGAGACCTCGGTCACCGAGACGGGCGCACCCGCCGGAGACCCCGCGACCGTCACCGCGGCAGAGCCGGTGGCCGGCCCCGTGCCCGAATCAGCGGCCGACCCCGCGCCCGACCCGGTACCCGGCCGCTACGCCGGCTTCAAGGGGCGCCTCTACGACCGCATCAAGGGCGACCTGCTGCAGT of the Herbiconiux flava genome contains:
- a CDS encoding cyclodeaminase/cyclohydrolase family protein, with the translated sequence MGDEIGATTGGASVRAWLGRLAEPVGDPGGGAASGVMLGMACALTAMVAGYSRHEHPLAARAIAERADARRERALDLADVDARESAEFGAAYHEPRGEPRDEAVRSAGSAAARTSADLAELALEALDDLEALAPLAPAFLRPDVAVAAAALRAALTGARTNLAADLDEVARHGASAAPSLDEGLARFDRALERLTDFETAS
- a CDS encoding GNAT family N-acetyltransferase, whose protein sequence is MSTMIRNEPGQNRYTIALDDQVAGFADYRLEGSRIVFTRTEVDPRRRKAGLAGALVEYALDDVRTSSALTVVPQCTFVAHFIDAHPDYQELVDRG